A DNA window from Porphyromonadaceae bacterium W3.11 contains the following coding sequences:
- a CDS encoding DNA gyrase/topoisomerase IV subunit A has protein sequence MKKDEEKENKRSSSDLENNQSSEQILSDGLATDPDSDGELYDGSRDNSGYVLSGMYKNWFLSYASYVILERAVPHIEDGLKPVQRRILYTMSQQDDRLVKVANIVGQTMALHPHGDASIGDALVQLGQKHLLIDCQGNWGNVLTGDGAAAPRYIEARLTPFAREVLFSPKITRYKPSYDSATVEPVALPVKFPLLLTQGAEGIAVGLSSKILPHNITELLEACILYLKGKPFQLYPDFNTGGLMDVSRYNDGERGGQIKVRALIEKRDARTLAITEIPFSRTTSTIIDSIMRANDKGSIKIKKIDDKTAATANIEIQLAPGTSSDKTIDALYAFTECEVSLSPNCCVIRDDKPEFLTVSDVLKDGCERTMVYLREELKIELSEFQEQHLKASLEELFITRRIYKDKEFEEAKDLKVALAHIRARLSDVLDDLIRPVTDEDLKMLLEIRMARILRFNEEKSKQFILNLEKEMARVEKLLTDVRGYTIKWYEKLLKECGDRFPRQTKIQSFEEIQAAKVVLKNEKLYVDREGGFIGTSLKKDEFVCDISDIDDVIVFLRNGKYLITKVAEKAFVGKDIIHVARWIRGDKRTIYNVVYRDGKKGTSFIKRFNVSSIVRDREYDVTNGKDGSKILYFSANPNGEAEVVKVVLRPQPNARKKKLVFEKDFAEILIKGRTAKGNILTRGNVFKITLKEQGVSTLGGRKVWFDWDIFRLNYDDRGEYLGEFKAEDKVLVIRSNGESYITDFSEALHFERDIDTIEKYDQHKVWTLVYFDKEADFTYIKRFSIEPDTKRENIAIEPTNSILLLTDEDYPRIKVVFGGEDEHRLPIEIDAEEFIAEKSIRAKGKRISNYRVAEVEELEPTRFAEVRESTTEASDEEDVQEPTNSKDDEKESFRLIEEASGQKMLHFDDEDEDE, from the coding sequence ATGAAAAAAGACGAAGAAAAAGAAAATAAGAGAAGTAGTTCAGATCTAGAGAATAATCAATCAAGTGAGCAGATATTGTCTGATGGCTTAGCGACTGACCCTGACTCTGATGGAGAGCTGTATGATGGTTCGAGGGATAACTCGGGCTATGTGCTTAGTGGGATGTATAAAAATTGGTTTCTCAGCTATGCTTCATACGTCATTCTAGAGCGTGCTGTTCCTCACATTGAGGATGGGCTTAAGCCGGTCCAACGACGAATATTATACACAATGTCGCAGCAGGATGATCGTCTTGTCAAGGTCGCTAATATCGTAGGCCAGACCATGGCATTACACCCTCATGGTGATGCTAGTATAGGCGATGCGTTGGTGCAGTTAGGTCAGAAACACTTGCTTATTGATTGTCAAGGAAACTGGGGGAATGTCCTAACAGGTGATGGGGCTGCTGCTCCACGTTACATTGAGGCCCGACTGACCCCTTTTGCTCGGGAAGTCCTATTTAGCCCTAAGATAACTCGATATAAACCCTCCTATGATTCAGCGACGGTTGAGCCGGTAGCATTACCTGTGAAATTTCCACTCTTGCTTACTCAAGGAGCTGAGGGGATCGCGGTGGGGCTATCGTCTAAGATATTACCACATAATATAACGGAGCTATTGGAAGCATGTATTCTGTATCTCAAAGGTAAGCCATTCCAGTTGTACCCAGATTTTAATACAGGTGGTTTGATGGACGTCAGTCGCTACAATGATGGAGAGCGAGGCGGTCAGATTAAAGTCCGTGCTCTTATCGAGAAGCGTGACGCACGTACGCTGGCAATTACTGAGATCCCTTTCTCACGCACCACAAGTACCATTATCGACAGTATCATGCGTGCTAATGATAAGGGGAGTATTAAGATCAAAAAGATTGATGATAAAACGGCGGCGACAGCTAATATAGAGATACAGCTAGCACCTGGAACTTCGTCTGATAAGACCATAGATGCCCTTTATGCCTTTACTGAGTGCGAGGTAAGCCTATCGCCTAATTGCTGTGTGATTAGGGATGATAAGCCAGAATTCCTTACCGTCAGTGATGTTCTTAAGGATGGGTGTGAACGCACCATGGTCTATTTGAGGGAAGAGCTCAAGATTGAGTTGAGTGAGTTTCAGGAACAGCATCTTAAGGCCTCTCTGGAGGAACTCTTCATTACTAGGCGTATATACAAGGATAAGGAGTTTGAGGAAGCAAAAGACCTAAAGGTGGCTTTAGCTCATATCAGAGCGAGATTGAGTGATGTCTTGGACGACTTGATTCGACCCGTTACGGATGAGGATTTGAAGATGTTATTGGAGATAAGGATGGCTCGCATCCTGAGATTCAATGAGGAGAAGAGTAAGCAGTTTATCCTCAATCTAGAGAAAGAGATGGCCCGTGTGGAGAAGTTGCTGACCGATGTCCGTGGCTACACTATTAAATGGTATGAGAAGCTACTTAAAGAGTGTGGTGACCGTTTCCCTAGGCAGACTAAGATTCAGAGCTTTGAGGAAATTCAAGCTGCTAAGGTAGTTCTAAAGAATGAGAAGCTATATGTGGACCGAGAGGGGGGCTTTATTGGTACTTCGCTTAAGAAAGATGAATTTGTGTGTGATATCTCTGATATAGATGATGTCATCGTCTTCCTTCGTAATGGTAAGTATCTCATTACTAAGGTCGCAGAAAAGGCATTTGTAGGCAAAGATATCATACATGTGGCTCGTTGGATTCGTGGGGATAAGCGAACTATTTATAACGTTGTGTACCGAGATGGTAAGAAAGGCACTTCCTTCATCAAGCGCTTTAATGTGAGTAGCATTGTTCGAGATCGTGAATATGATGTTACGAATGGTAAGGATGGATCAAAGATTCTCTATTTCTCTGCCAATCCTAATGGGGAAGCCGAGGTCGTCAAGGTAGTCCTTAGACCACAACCAAATGCGAGGAAAAAGAAACTAGTTTTCGAAAAAGACTTTGCAGAAATACTCATCAAAGGTCGTACTGCGAAGGGGAATATCCTTACTCGAGGAAATGTCTTTAAGATTACTCTTAAGGAGCAGGGAGTAAGTACGCTTGGTGGACGTAAGGTATGGTTTGACTGGGATATTTTCCGTCTAAACTATGACGATAGAGGAGAGTATCTAGGTGAGTTTAAGGCTGAGGATAAGGTCCTTGTAATCAGGTCAAATGGAGAAAGTTATATTACTGATTTTTCCGAGGCATTGCACTTCGAGAGGGATATTGATACCATTGAGAAGTATGACCAGCACAAAGTTTGGACCCTGGTGTATTTTGACAAAGAGGCTGACTTCACATACATTAAACGCTTTTCTATTGAGCCTGATACCAAACGCGAAAATATAGCAATTGAGCCTACTAACTCAATATTACTATTGACGGACGAGGACTATCCACGAATCAAAGTGGTCTTCGGAGGCGAAGATGAACATCGACTTCCGATAGAGATAGATGCAGAAGAGTTTATAGCAGAAAAGAGTATCAGAGCCAAAGGTAAGAGGATTAGTAATTACCGTGTGGCTGAGGTTGAGGAGCTAGAGCCTACACGTTTTGCGGAGGTTAGAGAAAGTACGACAGAGGCTTCGGATGAGGAGGATGTCCAGGAGCCAACGAATTCGAAGGATGACGAAAAAGAATCTTTTCGTCTGATTGAGGAAGCTTCTGGTCAGAAGATGTTACATTTCGATGATGAAGATGAGGACGAATAA
- a CDS encoding prolyl oligopeptidase family serine peptidase, protein MKKISFLLCLLLTPLVLLAQNDTISISKLGSMHPVSVSQLPFMADSINITGEKYDPTSLLKPIANFDFSNPKTRIVESNGEGIYTISTKGQLLRTYAVSLLSDKYEKVSLLIESNVPYFASLDGSKVAKSTQFKDQLSTPSTHTLQLTPSRSHLLVFQIISSDEKDSSFRLRLAPESDNSNLQVRLDNKEYLSLEYMMTGKSLYSTSVSPSGKYMLLISRESINNKSHYSTTLYEEGQPKAQLPEEFQFASWMPSSDRLYTTRKDDNGRHLVTFDPSTFQTEVLAKDLPKGGFSISPSEDALIFMVEQEGPKKGEIIERVMGRYDRMDGYRDRTFLAYYDLKTGVYRPLTYGYRSTALHSISNDGKEIIFSNSIDTTKSPFSEGTYYTMNLETLEVTTLFENSSSISRINYTSDPRYLLISGDANAFEGIGINLPEGMVVNTYDGQLFLYDLKEKKAFPLTKEFDPSVGSVKVLPDAFVAYFTAENKDRKSLYRLDLKSRKITQVATTEDLVRSFDVNNTGKVLSYTGQSALNSDRFYSIKNNREHLILDLSKEKIQNIVLGEMHDWNYTMPNGDNVQGRYYLPPNFDASKKYPMLVYYYGGTSPTSRFFEGSYSLPMFAGQGYIVLTVNPSGTTGFGQEYSSRHVNAWGKVTADEIIAATKGFCAEHAFVNADKIGCLGASYGGFMTQYLQTVTDIFAAAVSHAGISAISSYWGEGTWGIGYCTVANNESYPWNNAELFVKQSPLFNADKINTPILLLHGTADTNVPIGESIQMYNALKILGKEVEFIKVHGEDHIITDPIKKIEWSRSIFAWFQKWLKDDPTWWNDRNPEVNL, encoded by the coding sequence ATGAAGAAAATTTCATTTTTACTTTGTCTTTTGCTGACACCTCTTGTGCTACTAGCACAGAATGATACTATATCTATCAGTAAACTGGGTTCAATGCACCCTGTGAGTGTCAGCCAACTTCCATTTATGGCTGACAGCATCAATATCACAGGGGAGAAATATGACCCTACATCCCTACTAAAGCCAATAGCTAACTTTGACTTTTCTAACCCTAAAACAAGAATCGTAGAGAGCAATGGCGAGGGCATTTATACGATTTCGACAAAAGGACAATTATTAAGGACTTATGCGGTTAGTCTATTATCCGATAAGTATGAAAAGGTATCTCTATTGATCGAAAGTAATGTCCCATACTTCGCTAGTCTAGATGGCAGCAAGGTGGCAAAGAGCACTCAATTCAAGGATCAGCTCAGTACACCATCCACACATACATTACAATTGACACCTAGCCGATCCCATCTGCTCGTTTTCCAAATTATCTCAAGTGACGAGAAGGACTCATCGTTCCGCCTTCGATTGGCTCCAGAGAGCGATAATAGCAATCTACAGGTCCGCTTGGACAATAAAGAGTACCTGAGTCTTGAATATATGATGACAGGTAAGAGCTTATACTCCACATCTGTCTCCCCATCAGGAAAATACATGCTGTTAATTTCACGTGAAAGCATTAATAACAAGTCGCATTATAGCACTACGTTGTACGAAGAAGGTCAGCCTAAAGCTCAACTCCCAGAAGAGTTTCAATTCGCATCCTGGATGCCCTCTTCAGACCGCCTCTATACGACTAGAAAAGACGATAATGGGAGACACCTCGTCACTTTTGATCCTAGCACATTCCAAACCGAAGTCTTAGCTAAGGACCTCCCTAAGGGTGGTTTCAGCATATCCCCATCTGAAGACGCTCTTATCTTTATGGTCGAACAAGAAGGTCCTAAGAAGGGCGAGATTATTGAAAGAGTAATGGGCAGATACGACCGTATGGATGGTTACAGAGATCGTACCTTCTTGGCTTACTATGATTTAAAAACAGGGGTCTATCGCCCTCTAACATACGGCTATCGCTCTACTGCCCTACACAGTATCAGCAATGATGGTAAGGAGATCATATTCAGCAACTCCATAGATACGACCAAAAGCCCATTCTCAGAGGGGACCTACTATACCATGAACTTAGAGACCCTTGAAGTAACTACACTTTTTGAAAATTCGTCATCCATTAGTAGGATCAACTACACTTCTGATCCTAGATACCTTTTGATCTCAGGCGATGCAAACGCTTTCGAGGGCATCGGTATAAATCTCCCAGAAGGGATGGTCGTAAACACATACGATGGACAGCTATTTCTCTATGACCTGAAGGAGAAAAAAGCATTCCCCCTAACCAAAGAGTTTGATCCAAGTGTGGGTTCGGTAAAGGTACTTCCTGACGCATTCGTCGCATACTTCACCGCTGAGAATAAGGATAGAAAATCTCTTTATCGCCTAGACCTCAAGAGTCGAAAGATCACTCAAGTCGCAACAACTGAGGATCTTGTTCGCTCATTCGATGTAAACAATACTGGGAAAGTACTTTCATACACTGGACAGAGTGCTTTGAATAGCGATCGCTTTTATTCTATTAAGAATAATAGGGAGCATCTGATTTTAGACTTATCCAAAGAAAAGATCCAAAACATAGTCCTTGGTGAGATGCACGACTGGAACTATACCATGCCAAATGGCGATAACGTACAAGGTCGATACTACTTACCACCAAACTTCGATGCGAGCAAGAAATACCCTATGCTTGTCTATTACTATGGCGGAACCTCACCAACTTCACGATTCTTCGAGGGGTCATACTCCTTGCCAATGTTTGCGGGTCAGGGATATATTGTATTAACTGTTAACCCAAGTGGAACCACTGGCTTTGGACAGGAGTATTCATCTAGACATGTCAACGCCTGGGGTAAAGTAACAGCTGACGAAATCATCGCGGCTACAAAGGGGTTCTGTGCTGAGCATGCCTTTGTAAATGCTGATAAAATCGGATGCCTTGGTGCCAGCTACGGGGGCTTTATGACCCAATACCTTCAGACCGTTACAGACATCTTTGCAGCAGCGGTCAGCCACGCAGGTATCAGTGCTATCTCATCATATTGGGGTGAAGGCACATGGGGCATCGGCTATTGTACAGTTGCCAATAATGAAAGCTATCCGTGGAATAATGCTGAGCTCTTTGTGAAGCAGAGCCCGCTCTTCAATGCAGATAAGATAAATACGCCTATCCTACTCCTCCATGGTACTGCTGATACTAATGTGCCTATAGGCGAAAGTATCCAGATGTACAATGCTCTGAAAATTCTAGGCAAGGAGGTTGAATTTATCAAGGTGCATGGCGAAGATCATATCATCACAGATCCTATCAAAAAGATTGAATGGAGTCGCTCGATCTTTGCTTGGTTCCAAAAGTGGCTCAAAGATGACCCGACTTGGTGGAATGACCGTAACCCAGAGGTTAATCTATAA
- the proS gene encoding proline--tRNA ligase — protein MAKQIKELTSRSENYSQWYNDLVIKADLAENSDVRGCMVIKPYGYAIWEKMQSILDRMFKETGHYNAYFPLFIPKSFLSKEADHVEGFAKECAVVTHYRLKNNPDGSGVVVDPEAKLEEELIVRPTSETIIWNTYKGWIQSWRDLPILCNQWANVVRWEMRTRLFLRTAEFLWQEGHTAHATKEEALEETIKMINIYSEFAQKYMAMPVIIGHKSETERFAGALDTYTIEALMQDGKALQSGTSHFLGQNFAKAFDVTFANKEGEQELVWATSWGVSTRLMGALIMSHSDDNGLVLPPALAPIQVVIVPIYKSADQLEDISNKLQPIIDQLRKHGVSVKFDDSDNKKPGWKFAEYELKGVPVRLAIGGRDLENGTIEVMRRDTLSKETKPIEGIAEYIESLLDEIQDNIFQKALKFREENTTIVNSYEEFKEVLDTKGGFILAHWDGTPETEEAIKEETKATIRCIPLEGDTTPGTCIYSGKPSKQRVLFARAY, from the coding sequence ATGGCAAAGCAGATAAAAGAACTCACTTCTCGGAGTGAAAATTATTCCCAGTGGTACAATGACCTCGTCATTAAGGCAGACCTAGCTGAGAATTCTGATGTGCGTGGCTGCATGGTAATCAAGCCATACGGCTATGCTATCTGGGAGAAGATGCAAAGCATCCTCGATCGGATGTTCAAAGAGACAGGACACTATAACGCCTATTTTCCACTCTTCATCCCTAAGTCATTTCTAAGTAAAGAGGCTGACCACGTTGAGGGTTTTGCTAAAGAGTGTGCCGTCGTAACCCACTATCGCCTTAAGAACAACCCTGACGGATCAGGAGTGGTAGTAGACCCTGAAGCTAAACTAGAGGAAGAGCTTATCGTACGCCCTACTTCTGAAACCATTATATGGAATACATACAAGGGGTGGATACAGTCTTGGAGAGACCTACCAATCCTATGTAATCAGTGGGCTAACGTAGTTAGATGGGAAATGCGAACAAGGTTATTTTTAAGAACCGCTGAATTTCTATGGCAGGAAGGGCATACAGCTCATGCGACTAAGGAGGAGGCTCTTGAGGAAACCATTAAAATGATTAATATATACTCCGAGTTTGCTCAAAAGTACATGGCTATGCCGGTGATCATCGGGCATAAGAGCGAGACTGAACGTTTTGCCGGAGCCCTTGATACCTACACCATTGAAGCATTGATGCAAGACGGGAAAGCCTTACAAAGCGGAACGAGTCACTTCCTAGGACAGAACTTTGCAAAGGCATTTGACGTCACTTTTGCCAATAAAGAAGGTGAGCAAGAGCTAGTATGGGCAACATCCTGGGGCGTTAGTACACGACTCATGGGAGCGTTAATCATGTCACACTCTGATGATAATGGATTAGTACTACCTCCTGCACTAGCTCCTATCCAGGTAGTGATTGTTCCTATCTACAAGTCGGCCGACCAGCTTGAGGATATATCAAATAAGCTACAACCAATCATAGACCAATTGCGAAAGCATGGTGTTTCGGTTAAGTTTGACGACTCTGATAATAAGAAGCCAGGCTGGAAGTTTGCTGAATATGAGCTTAAAGGGGTTCCCGTACGCCTAGCAATTGGTGGACGTGATCTCGAAAATGGCACCATAGAAGTAATGCGTAGGGACACCTTGAGCAAAGAAACTAAGCCAATTGAGGGCATTGCCGAATATATTGAGTCATTGCTGGACGAGATTCAGGATAACATATTCCAGAAAGCACTCAAGTTCCGAGAAGAGAATACCACCATCGTTAATTCTTACGAAGAATTTAAGGAGGTACTTGATACTAAGGGAGGCTTCATCCTAGCTCACTGGGACGGAACTCCTGAGACAGAAGAGGCCATAAAAGAGGAGACAAAAGCAACCATCCGCTGTATTCCACTTGAGGGAGATACCACTCCAGGTACTTGTATCTATAGTGGTAAGCCTTCCAAGCAAAGGGTCCTTTTTGCAAGAGCTTATTAA
- a CDS encoding 3'-5' exonuclease, with protein sequence MTLITGSITLIAIALIAIALWSYIAERKRMAPLQRINSTKGYVVREVEQKNRDWENLFSIPRAKEDATPKYAIIDIQTTGLCTIEDKEDRIVELTWLILDSEYNEIRRGVRRVLQKTTGSEDAKRVHHISEATLMTTGEEEKVVLQAFWKDVSEVPIWVFHNAKFDLSILHAAFRDLLPSLESELLNHTALCTMTYLTADKSRDNQYPSLINLTSSFYPSSAIHLRQSHIISFRNACLTRACLIKLLALYPQLLAANYPLSASDHLKQ encoded by the coding sequence ATGACACTGATAACAGGCTCTATAACCTTGATAGCTATAGCATTAATAGCCATAGCCCTTTGGAGCTATATCGCAGAGCGAAAGAGGATGGCTCCGCTCCAAAGGATTAATTCGACCAAAGGGTATGTAGTTAGGGAAGTAGAGCAGAAGAATCGGGATTGGGAAAACCTCTTCTCCATTCCTCGAGCAAAAGAGGATGCCACTCCTAAATACGCTATAATAGACATTCAAACGACAGGATTATGTACCATTGAGGACAAAGAGGATAGAATAGTAGAACTCACATGGCTAATTCTTGATAGTGAGTACAACGAAATCCGTCGTGGTGTCAGGAGGGTCTTGCAAAAAACAACCGGTTCAGAGGACGCAAAGCGAGTACATCATATCAGTGAAGCAACACTTATGACCACAGGAGAAGAGGAGAAGGTGGTGCTACAGGCGTTTTGGAAGGATGTTAGTGAGGTTCCCATTTGGGTCTTTCACAATGCAAAGTTTGACTTGAGCATCTTACACGCAGCCTTCCGAGATCTCTTACCGTCTCTTGAATCAGAATTGCTTAATCACACGGCACTCTGTACAATGACCTACCTAACAGCAGATAAGTCACGTGATAATCAATACCCATCCCTTATTAACCTCACATCTTCTTTTTACCCCTCGTCAGCCATCCATCTACGACAATCACACATCATATCCTTTCGTAATGCCTGCCTAACTCGGGCATGTCTCATCAAGCTACTCGCACTATATCCTCAGTTGCTAGCCGCTAATTATCCACTCTCGGCTTCGGATCACCTCAAACAATGA
- a CDS encoding retropepsin-like aspartic protease codes for MKNILRLTIIIILVCSACSSPTVSIRRAIHEKQDHHISYASWGKAVNDADFTVARKMTDNIADVEVIDAFETLFEGDVDKARSIFKKTESEEHSYLESLMLPYYFYHGMHKECHALAKEIGNDLYSLSGILGTNPEPHFSWGADNVTLPILSFNYGGTPIIEVVLNGKSLRFIVDTGCSSTTISEETANECNIHQLEQSIPMIDANKSSSEASAGIAEQIILGDLSISHQPIFIVKNLSLDFFGISIGKMDGIIGWDILQQLNVVINWGEKYIRLSKPNRTRVNEPNLHAITSPFVTVRDEQGIKYYLHLDTGAKQTELFQKALDKGNLKYSKNGNKISFGVNSTKRTSSKRVKNFTLSLGQHQFYFDKIIATEESDISGFVKLDGRMGTDIFREGAIEIDYQAGYIRYLSKEGIAD; via the coding sequence ATGAAGAATATCCTCCGACTTACGATAATCATAATATTAGTCTGCTCAGCTTGTTCCTCACCAACCGTGAGCATACGTCGTGCTATACATGAAAAGCAGGATCACCACATCTCTTATGCGTCTTGGGGAAAAGCAGTTAACGATGCAGACTTTACCGTTGCACGAAAGATGACTGATAATATCGCAGATGTAGAGGTCATTGATGCTTTTGAAACTCTATTCGAGGGAGATGTTGATAAGGCTAGAAGCATATTTAAGAAAACAGAAAGCGAGGAGCACAGTTACCTGGAATCCCTCATGCTTCCCTACTACTTTTATCATGGGATGCATAAGGAGTGTCACGCGTTAGCGAAAGAAATAGGAAATGATCTGTACTCACTATCTGGAATCTTAGGAACTAATCCTGAGCCTCATTTTTCATGGGGTGCAGATAACGTAACACTACCAATCCTTTCATTCAACTACGGAGGTACACCTATCATCGAGGTCGTTCTGAATGGTAAGAGCTTGAGATTTATCGTAGATACAGGCTGTTCGTCCACAACCATCTCTGAAGAGACTGCTAATGAATGCAATATTCATCAGCTAGAGCAATCAATTCCAATGATTGATGCTAACAAATCAAGCTCTGAAGCAAGTGCTGGGATTGCAGAGCAAATAATACTTGGAGACCTCTCCATAAGCCACCAGCCTATCTTTATAGTGAAAAATCTATCCCTAGACTTTTTCGGCATCTCAATTGGTAAGATGGATGGTATTATTGGTTGGGATATCCTTCAACAGCTAAATGTGGTGATTAATTGGGGTGAAAAGTATATTCGTCTGTCTAAACCCAATCGGACAAGAGTGAACGAACCTAATCTGCACGCCATCACATCGCCATTTGTGACGGTAAGAGATGAACAAGGTATTAAATATTACCTGCACTTAGATACTGGAGCGAAGCAGACAGAGCTATTCCAAAAGGCATTAGACAAAGGGAATTTGAAATACTCTAAGAATGGAAACAAGATTAGCTTCGGGGTCAATTCAACCAAGCGAACAAGTTCCAAGAGGGTAAAGAACTTCACATTAAGCCTAGGACAGCATCAATTCTACTTCGATAAAATAATTGCTACTGAAGAATCTGATATTAGTGGTTTTGTGAAACTTGATGGGAGAATGGGGACCGATATCTTCAGAGAGGGAGCCATCGAAATAGACTACCAAGCTGGATATATTCGATACCTCAGCAAGGAAGGAATAGCTGACTAA
- a CDS encoding glucosaminidase domain-containing protein, with the protein MKQLYYSLIFIFTLLIMTGCGGSRRSAKSYNPSSAEGVHITAYGPNAAYNRYIEMYAATALRNQRQYGIPASITLAQGLLESGAGGSTLASQHNNHFGIKCHSSWRGGRAYHTDDRPNECFRSYGDPADSYEDHANFLQQTRYKRLFLLNPTDYKGWAKGLQKAGYATDRGYANKLIKIIEDYQLYLIDNGNVGRNYVYNRPSQPKREVKKEAPIAKHAPTTPPTFQPSPTTEKEREIYISYGLLYVLADEGDTMSDIAQDVDISERKLTRYNELPEGYPLEKGDVVYLQKKLNRATPPYYEHVVTVGESIHDIAQRYGVQLKVIYKLNQLPGDYIPQEGDVLRLR; encoded by the coding sequence TAAGAGCTATAACCCCTCATCTGCAGAAGGTGTGCATATTACAGCATACGGACCAAATGCCGCCTATAATAGATATATAGAGATGTATGCTGCTACTGCTTTGCGAAATCAGAGACAATATGGTATTCCCGCTAGTATCACTCTAGCACAGGGGTTATTAGAGAGTGGAGCCGGTGGGAGTACTCTCGCTTCACAGCATAATAACCACTTCGGTATCAAGTGTCATAGCTCCTGGAGAGGTGGGCGAGCCTATCATACCGATGACCGTCCGAATGAGTGCTTCAGATCATATGGAGATCCTGCAGATTCGTATGAGGATCATGCAAACTTCCTCCAGCAAACTCGGTACAAGAGGCTTTTTCTCCTTAATCCAACTGACTACAAAGGCTGGGCAAAAGGTCTTCAAAAAGCAGGATATGCTACTGATAGAGGATATGCCAATAAGTTGATTAAGATCATAGAGGATTATCAATTATACCTTATTGATAATGGAAACGTAGGCCGTAACTACGTGTACAATAGACCGTCTCAGCCTAAGAGAGAAGTGAAGAAGGAAGCTCCTATAGCCAAGCATGCACCGACGACACCTCCGACATTCCAGCCTTCGCCGACGACAGAGAAGGAACGTGAGATATACATTAGTTATGGATTGCTCTACGTCCTTGCTGACGAGGGGGATACCATGAGTGATATAGCTCAGGATGTGGATATATCAGAGCGTAAGCTAACCCGATATAACGAGCTACCTGAGGGCTATCCACTTGAGAAGGGAGATGTTGTGTACCTTCAGAAGAAGCTAAATAGAGCCACTCCTCCGTATTACGAACACGTGGTTACGGTAGGGGAGTCTATTCATGACATCGCTCAGCGATATGGAGTGCAACTGAAGGTTATCTATAAGCTGAATCAACTCCCTGGTGATTATATCCCACAGGAAGGTGATGTCCTTCGTTTGAGATAA